The following nucleotide sequence is from Primulina tabacum isolate GXHZ01 chromosome 2, ASM2559414v2, whole genome shotgun sequence.
GCCTCGCCGTCGACTCCAGTTCGCCAGACTCAGCTTGAACCTCGATTAATGGAGATGTTTCTCTCCTGAAAACGACTATAGTACTTTAGCAGTTATGTTGTGAAGAAGTTGATTAGCACTAGCATTCATTGCATGGGAGTGAGTGAGGGAGAGAAAAGAGTACTGTGTGCGTTCGTGGGGAATTTGgaaaggaagaaaattaaatattgaagAGCAGCCATTCAGGATTAATTCCTTTGTCgggaaatttgaaatttgaattgaatgGAGATCAAAAGTATCACAATAATTGTTGttcaatatattgtttaatACTTTACCTCTCTCTGACTCTGCAATCCAACGAATCGCCAGTCCCTTCATCAATATTCTCCTTCTGAATCTGGGGAGAaggaattcaaatttcaaaactcATTAATTTCGAAGAACAATTAAAGCTCATAACACAATATTCTCTTCCAGCTCAAAATAAAATTCTTCCGGGATATTCTATACGTACACCTCCAGATCTAACAAAGTCGAACTCACCTTCTCCAGTTCACCAGATCCATGACTCGAGCAAACTGCAGATATGACCTCAGTATCCGAACTAATAACGCATTCGCATGTTGAATAATCACAATCCACCGACGAGTCTAAATTCACCGGTGTCATGTCGGCTAACCGTCGCGCTTTCAGCTGAAATAATGGTGCGGGAATAGACTCTCGCAAACCAAGTTTTCTCTTCTTCCCCGACGCCGCGGCATTTTCCATGACCGGAACTTCTCTTAATCCATCATTCATGTAGCACGTAACATTTATTATGATTTCGAATGAATCGATTgcaataattaaacacaaacaGTACGAGAATATTATGCGGGCAGAGATCTCAGCTTTTTGCTGCGCTTTCTTTTCTGTGCCACAAAGCTTTTATACGGAGAGAATGTGGGAAGTGAAAAGAGAGATAATGCGGGGAGAGATATGGTTATGGCCGGAGAACGGTTCAGATTGAGCTTGCTCCCACCCCGTTTTAATTGCTGATGAAATTTTGTTCCACTTGatgtataatataataaaacatgttatttttattaaatttgccTCTAATTACTGTGAAAAAAAATTCTCTAAAAACTACTAATGAAATTCTTTAGATTGAaataagaatttaaaattttggtaaattttcaaattcatattcattgacgatattttTAGCCCTTTTTTCaatatattaacttcaaatattaatacatacaaaaatattatatatataaaaaaaagaacTTCAAAAATTGTTTATGTTTGAATTCAAATCCATCAGCATCCTACGCTAATtctgatttttcgaaaattacattggAATCTCACGAAACAAGATATAATTTACTCGTTAGGTTTGACATGAAAGAGGACAAATAAGTAAGAAGATGGGATCCATAGGAAATTACACTGCGGAAAGTGCCAAAATCAtggattaattatttattacttGTAGTATAAATATACTAAGTTGAAATGGAAACACGGGAACATGGCATGCACGGCCAATTAATTTAGGGTCACAACATGATGGGCGGTTAGGTAAATAATTGAATTGATGCTCACAAATAACTATTCATATTTTCATTTGCAATAATgggggaaaaaaaaaacagaatttcatttttctttatttttagaaaatactatGTACATGAATTTAATATTGATTTTTTGCTAGCTTGAGGGGACTAATCGTGGTAGCTTctttcatatatttcatttgtatatatgtgtgtgtgttccGAGTTTCAATTAATCGTATACATACGATATCCATCGTCTACATTgttaagaaaataataataCGCTTCTGTGGATAGGAAATAACGTGTGTATGAGATGATAACGTTAGTCAATTAATTTGGAAATAtgccaaatatatatatatatatatatatatatatatataaattgttaTATACAACTATAGTGTCGTCACGTGCATGAATAGTTTTATGCCCTTTTCGTGGGCAAATAAAATTGAAGTTTAGTGGAGTTTTGTCccctaaatatattttaaaatggggccaaattataaaatttattaattaacaaAAAGGCAGaattatttttcatggaatcattatatatattaatgtgtgtgtgtgtgtgtgtgtgtgatgaaATATACACGTACAGAATAAATGAAAGCTgttctaaaattttaaaaggatGTGCGTGGGTCtagtttaaatttaaattttttaaatataattagttgttcgtaaataattaaattttaaaattaatcctatattactattattatttgtttgatTTTCGATTTTATTTTCCAGTGTAACACCCCGTTAATGGTGTAGTAGCACGAATCATCAAATTAGCCAGTGATATCTATTTCTtctaatttgtttttatttcctAAAACATTCCTTACATTTCCTttcagaaaaaataaaaaaaaaaacacacacacattccTTACAGTTGAATAATAAAATACGATATATTAAGCTTTGATAATTAATTGTTCACGTAAAACCATTAATTACTAGTGAGTGGTACATCTTTTAGTGTGTGAAAGACATTTGGTCTCTGGAACGTCTCTAATTTCCTCCTTATTTTCAGTAATATTCTTATTTATGACAACAAAATTTAAGAAAAAAGTAGCTTAAACATAAGATTTAATGTGGAAAAAATTACTTCAGTAAAATTTCAGCTAAATTAAAATGTAtataatagaaaaaaattatggTTTTCGGTATGTATATTTGTTACTTTAGAATTTCCATTCTTTTACGTTGTCAAAATTGAGTCTTGTTCCTATGTCTTCTAAATTTGACATTTTAAATTCATTGTTTTATTGGGAGTGTATAATTGACACTGTATATATATCAACAAAACATCAGTTTTTCATCAGTTCAGTTCGGTGCTACattgaaaaaaatatcaaaattaccAACATAAAAGTGGAGAAAAATTGCAATTTGTAAAAAATAGATGATCAAAACCATAAATAGACAAatataaattaccaaaatcgCATTTTCGACCTATAATAcacataaaaatttaatgtgTATATTTATGGGCGCCCTTACCTCGAGCCACTAGTATACATATATAATTCTCATATATTAACATGCTTATGTCTAGCTGATTCTATACTACGTACATTGAAGTAACTAATTTCTTATGTTTTAATACAATATTTTTGATTCATGTCTTTTCTCATCTTGATGAAATAATTTGAACcgcttaaaaaaaaaatttcttatttatttatcaaaactaactattcataaaaataattagaCAACTAAATCGAAAAATGATATACGTGAGACTTACCAAATGATCAATTGaacatattatattaaaatataggGAAAATGCTACTTTGCTACAACCTCGTCTATCTATACATTGAaagttaaatataattttataaagctatACACATATTTCGTATTAAATCTATGTGAGAAATCTTGATTGGTGTTGTGCTTTTTTGAGTGTCTGCCATGTTCATTGCCAGGTAACGAGGAATATTAATTAGGAGAGATATATATAGGAAAGCTGGGCAACAAAAGTTGACCGATGAAAAGTGAAAAGGTTTTAATTTAAGAAATCAGATATATAATCGGACAATGTCCATCGGACAAGGAAAacgagattgcatgcaatttgtacgtaaaaaataaatagataaaacTTTGGAGAAATGGATTTCATTTTCATATCCGCGACGTGTTTCCCACTACCAATTCTTCAATGATCCTTTCACCAAACTTCAAAGGAA
It contains:
- the LOC142537014 gene encoding cyclin-dependent kinase inhibitor 1-like; this encodes MNDGLREVPVMENAAASGKKRKLGLRESIPAPLFQLKARRLADMTPVNLDSSVDCDYSTCECVISSDTEVISAVCSSHGSGELEKIQKENIDEGTGDSLDCRVRERRETSPLIEVQAESGELESTARPLESNFRQPFTAEKMPFEDELEEFFAAAEKNLQKKFIDKYNFDIAKDEPLEGRYEWVDIQPKPS